One stretch of Paenibacillus sp. AN1007 DNA includes these proteins:
- the fliJ gene encoding flagellar export protein FliJ, producing MKFRYHFQKVVDLKSNEKTQAEWMLSTAIGKLQTEEEHLLQLINDRNNLMDIIQSATENCASVSSLQEMQRYAYHLDECISRKNSDVKHAQVNVQRNQSFLNGKVIDEKVWLGARDKAKIRFQQEMLLREQNDLDEMATVRFAAKAGRAN from the coding sequence ATGAAATTTCGATATCATTTCCAGAAGGTTGTTGACCTGAAAAGCAATGAGAAGACACAGGCAGAATGGATGTTATCTACAGCCATTGGCAAACTTCAGACAGAAGAAGAACATCTGCTGCAGTTGATTAATGATCGAAATAATCTGATGGATATTATCCAATCTGCCACGGAGAACTGTGCTTCCGTATCCAGTTTGCAGGAAATGCAGCGATATGCTTATCACCTTGACGAGTGCATATCGCGTAAGAACAGTGATGTCAAGCATGCTCAGGTCAATGTGCAGCGGAATCAGAGCTTTTTAAATGGCAAAGTCATTGATGAAAAAGTGTGGCTTGGAGCGAGAGATAAGGCCAAAATCAGATTTCAACAGGAGATGCTCCTCCGGGAACAGAATGATCTGGACGAGATGGCTACTGTACGCTTCGCTGCCAAAGCCGGACGAGCGAATTGA
- a CDS encoding kinesin, whose translation MAVKDTDIEKESGSGWEKFLMISIPIVFTVVLLGVLLTLFNVDIRNNALELANKIPFVKNWVPEPVLDPEKEKLKNSEKQVESAEATIEKLKSQVTAKETELKAAKEAAAAETQKTADLQKKLDEAKQTAETAAAAQPESESDYQKQIKSLAKMYADMSPSKAAPILQNMTNEEMVLMLNAMQSTARTKVLEKMDPKTAADVTMLMKDAKPSGDLALDALQSRLKKETAAASTTTGTNSKNLDKTQLSQTFASMSASSGAKLLLETYKISPDKTLTILNSVNDATRSQLLENMSKEDSVETAKVLNRLMGNK comes from the coding sequence GTGGCTGTAAAAGACACTGATATCGAAAAAGAATCCGGGAGCGGATGGGAAAAGTTTCTCATGATTTCAATCCCGATCGTATTTACCGTAGTGCTGCTTGGTGTACTGCTTACACTGTTTAACGTGGATATTCGGAATAATGCTCTCGAACTTGCCAATAAAATCCCTTTTGTCAAGAACTGGGTGCCTGAACCGGTTCTGGACCCTGAGAAGGAGAAACTGAAAAACTCCGAGAAGCAGGTAGAGAGCGCTGAAGCAACGATTGAAAAGCTGAAATCTCAAGTTACAGCTAAAGAAACAGAGCTCAAAGCAGCCAAAGAAGCTGCAGCTGCAGAGACGCAGAAAACAGCTGATTTGCAGAAGAAATTGGATGAAGCCAAACAAACAGCTGAAACCGCTGCAGCTGCACAACCTGAAAGCGAAAGTGACTATCAGAAGCAGATTAAAAGTTTGGCTAAGATGTATGCGGATATGAGTCCGAGTAAAGCTGCACCGATTTTGCAAAATATGACGAATGAAGAAATGGTGCTCATGTTAAATGCGATGCAGTCGACTGCCCGGACGAAAGTGCTGGAGAAGATGGACCCCAAGACGGCAGCGGATGTAACCATGTTAATGAAGGATGCGAAACCTTCAGGCGATCTTGCCCTGGATGCGCTCCAATCCAGATTAAAGAAGGAAACAGCAGCAGCTTCAACGACTACAGGAACGAACAGCAAGAATTTGGATAAAACCCAGTTGAGTCAGACTTTTGCCTCTATGTCTGCATCCAGCGGTGCTAAATTGCTGCTCGAAACGTATAAAATAAGTCCGGATAAAACACTGACTATACTGAATTCAGTAAATGATGCCACTCGTTCACAACTTCTTGAGAATATGTCGAAGGAAGACTCGGTTGAAACAGCCAAAGTTTTGAATCGGCTGATGGGGAATAAGTAA